The DNA region ttttttatttttaaagtattgttaaaaaaacaatgcaTGCTAATGCTTTTTCCTTATAGATAATGAAAACTGAATAGATTTAGACTCAGTCTTAGCTGAATTATCACAAATTGCAAATTACTGCAGTACTCATTAGTGAGCTTTTACTACATGGCAAACATAGAGCCTTGCTTATCATGAAAGCAGTGCTGGGTGAATCCAAATATAAATTGTACAGCAGAATCTTGTTTTAACATGACTTACTACTACCTGGATTCATATACACCTCAAATAAAGTGTTACTGTTTCCTGAAATACTGCTCAAACTTATTAAACTATCCTGATATTAACACAAATCCCTTCATGCGTCATTGGCATTATAAACAAGTTACACTACCAAAAGtgctttttatttgtgtgtgtgttttacatgGCTTCTCACTTAAGCTAAGTTTGAAATTTGTTTGCATTCagaaaacactcctgcctgttCTAAAATAAAGAGAAGACGGCATGGGCTTGAAACATTTGCCATCAATCCTCTAGAGAACATCCACCCAGAGATGATCTAAAGCTGACATTTGAGTCATAGGTTATATCTCCAAGGGATCTTAGAGTGATCTAGTCCTCCccttatttaaagaaaaggatgGTAAAGTCCAGAGAGGTGAAACGACTGTCCAAAATCATGCAGCTTTCCAGGAGAGAGACATTGTTAGATTAATGATCCAGGCTTCTGGAGCCCCTATCCAGTGCCCTTTCTCTCCAAGCATTTCCTCCTTATTGTCATGTTTTTCATAGAACAGACCCCGTAGAGCCCATGGCTTTTCAATGTAATGGGAAGAGAGGCATTATGTGTGTTATGTGGACATGTCATCCAACTCCTCCCTCATGTCAGGCCCCACACTCCTAAACATCTCTTGAATCCATCCACTTcactccacctccaccaccactgtCCATTCAACCACCATTCCGACAACCTTCTGCCTGGTCTCCCTGCCTTTCCTGGGCCCTTCTCAAATATACTCTCTACACAGGATCCAGCTGTTGTTCTTATAAATCAAATTATGTCACTCTCCTGCTTAAGGctttaggataaaatccaaaatccaaaatAGGGTCTACATGATACTGCCTGCTGTGGAGTGTGCCACACCTCCAGTGTCGTCACTCATTTTGCatcactctcatttttttttaattcaattttattgagatatattcacataccatgcagtcataaaaagcatgcattcagttgttcacagtaccattaaatagttgtgtattcatcaccaaaattaatttttgaacattttcattaccacacacacacaaataataagaataaaaattaaagtgaaaaacaacaattaaagtaaaaaagaactttggttgatttttgttgttgttgttttttgcccccatttttctactcatccgtccatacactggacaaaggggagtgtggtctacatggctttcccaatcacattgtcacccctcataagctacatttttatacaatcatcttcaagattcatgggttctgggctgtagtttgatagtttcaggtatttactgctagctacttcaattcactagaacctaaaaagggttgtctatattgtgcataagagtgcccaccagagtgacctctcggctccttttggaatctctctgccactgaagcttatttcatttcctttcacatcccccttttggtcaagaagatgtgttccatcccatgatgccaggtctagattcctccccgggagtcatgttccactttgccagggagatttcactcccctgggtgtcagatcccacataggggggagggcaatcaCTCTCCTTTGATCTCTCTTCACTGCAGTCCACCAGACTTCCAACTCCTCCTCAGTGCTGCTCTGGATATTGGCCATTGCTCTTTTCTCTGCTTTGTTATACTCTCTTCTccgtccttcctccctcctctcccgGCTCccccatttttcctctctctctctctttcttctttctctccctctccttcttctcTCACCCTCTCTATTCCTTGCAGGATAGTGCTATCTTTAAGCCCTAACTGCCACTTGGAGTTCTCTGAGAGGCATGGCCTGTCCCTTTCCTCAATCCCTCCCTCTCATAATTGGTTAGTTCCTTCGGCCACATTCTTCTTTTGCTCCTTGGATTTTCCCTTTCATCATAGTCATCATTTATATTTGATTATCAATGGCTTTTCTTCCCTAATTAGACTGAAAGCTCTGGGAGATGAGGCATGTGCCTTAGAATACAGTAACATACACTCATGAAGTACTGGCTGAATAACAATTCATTGAATGAAACCATGAATCAGTGAAAAGATCATGGAGCTTTAGAGTCTGACACACTTGGATTCAAGTGCCCACTTTGTCATGACCTAGAAGTGTGCTCTTGGGCTTGTTATCTAACTTCTCTATCTTTACTTTTCTCATTTGGGTTGACACTATTTCCTGCCTCTAGGTTGTTGTGATAATTAAGTGACATAATGCATGCTAAATAACTAGCACTAACTAACTCAATAATAGCTCCCTTATTTAgctctctttccatttcttttcatccccaataaaaattaaatggataaGAGAGTTAGTTATGCTGTTCCTTCATTCAGTTAGATGTCTTATTGGTTAATACATTTATAAAACTTCAGAACTAGAGGAATCCTTGAGCCCCATAAACATGTAATTACTAGCAAAACCTGCATCTCATCTATCATCAGCAGAGGCTACAGTGCTCATGAGTGTAAGTCAGGATGTAAGAGGTGCCATAGGATAATGGCAAGACTTTGGACTTGAATCTCAAGAATATCACTGGATCTTTCTGACCTTCAGCATGTTTCTGAACAATTCAGTGCATCAATATCTTTAAATGTAAGGATTAAAGATTACATATGTAGATTTTGGTATATATTGACCCtcaatatattctttatatttcatgaggaggagaaggaaggaagatagtgatgagaaggaagagaggaatgaTTGGAAAATGGGAGGAATATACCTAATTGTCAAGGCTGTTGAAAGGATTGAGTATTATTTATTGTAAGATTATCAGTACACTGGTTCAACAGATGATGGCTATGACTATTACCAGATTTTTATTTAGTACTGTGTGTATTCTTTCTCTTAACCACTCTTACTTCCTCTACCtcctcttaaattttaaaattaagcagCCACATGTCCCTGTCCTCTACAAGTCCAATGTCTTCACTCTGCCCTTTGAAAATGTTACAGAAAGGAAGTGAAAGGAGAACCAGATTATATTTATTCCTCATTTGACTTATCGGATTTTGTTAGCCTGTGTTCAGTTTTCTTTAGATGGCTAGAATCAGAACAGACCTTAGACCTTAAATCATCAAAGTACCTCATCTTACACACGAGCAGACCAAATCCCAGAGAAGTTGACTACCTTGTCAGGCAACGTCATGGAGTGGTCTCAGGATGAGCTCTGGGGCgagaaagacctgggtttgaatacaGGCTCCACAAATTACAAGTTGTCAGACCTAGAACAAATCACTAAATCTTTCTGAGCTTCTTTTATCCCTCATTTATGAATTAGAGCTAATAATTCCAAATTGATAGTTACTGAAAGGATtgaacaagtttttaaaaatgtgtacttTTTTGAGGACTCATTTACAAAGGAACTGAGGTGGAAATGAGCTCATGTAAGAAAAGGGCCCAGCAGGTTCATAGGCACCCAAGTCATGTGTGTGTCTTTGTCTAGGGTCACAAGAGTAGTTAGGGCTCAAGCACATTTCCTGCCTCCAACTAGTCTCTGTATTATACTAAATCACCCCTCCTGAGAGCTGGGGATTATATTGTTTGTTGACCTTCCTGAAAATGTATTGCCTGCTCATCCTCACAAGCAGAGGTGAACCTCCCAGAGTTGGCTGCCAACGGTTCGATTCAGTTCTTTAAGCAAGTCATTGAAGCTGCTGACACCATTACTTTGACTCTAAATAGGCCTTTACTCCAGTTCTCTCTTTATTCTTCCAAGTATCCTCAAAGGATTCTAGAGGAAGGACTGTAAGCCCCAGTATAAATCGTGGGATATATCCCTTAAGGGCTAGGATACTATCCGTTTTGTTTGCCATTTAATCCCCACACAAAGAAGGGTGGCTGCCTGAATGATTCCATTGCCATTGAGATGTACTTGAAGTTCTGAATTCTAGGTGATTGTGAGGTGTGCCCTAGAATTGTTTCATCAGCTGGATCTGCTTTCAGAGAGCTTCCAGTCCTCAGGCAAGACAGGACCTATTTCTTTGACCTCTGCTGGGAAGCAGCCTGCTAGTTTGGGGTCTTGGATGGCACAACCCTGTCTTCTCACACTCCCTCCACTACTGTTCCCCGAAGCCTCCCCTACCCATAGTGACCTCTGAGGGCTTAAAAACCTTTTTGTAAATGTATATTCAGTGGTGCTGCTAGGGAAATAGAATAAGACCTAGAAGTTCACAAGCTAAAATCTCCCTGAGAGATCTGTGGTTCTTTGTCATTTCAGGTGAGAAAATTAATTGTTTTGGATCCTAAGAAACGGCTGACTACCTTTCAGGCTCTTCAGCACCCGTGGGTCACAGGTAAAGCAGCCAATTTTGTACACATGGATACCGCTCAAAAGAAGCTCCAAGAATTCAATGCCCGGCGCAAGCTGAAGGTAAGAtggcatgttttattttctagttttatttaaaaaaaaaagaaaaaaaaaaaagatttatcaaTGAAAATTCTACTATTCTTCATCTAATACTATTCATCTCATATCACATGAGGGAAAATCCTACTTTAAAGTCCTGACGGTGCTTGGTATAAAGCTACTTACAGCTTTGTAATCCTCTCATAAGAAATTCATTATTAATAAAGGGAAatgaattgtattttgaaatttactcatgaccaaatgaaaaaattattgtTGCTTCCCTTCTAATTAAGGCTGAACTGCCTGAACAGCATTGTTCAGGAACTGATATGTATTCAGAAAGTTGTCTTCTTTCTGAATATGTGAAAAttgggaaacaatttttaaaaactacatttaCCAACATAGGCAAATAATTACTATACTTGGAAAAACTTAAAATGATTTAATTGATATAAACATTGTACAccaaaatatatctatttttttggAATATATATGGAATACAGATTAAGTAGTTATCTATTACGTAATAGAGTTTTGGATGGGCCCTATAAGCAGAGGATCTCACAGAATGGCTGGGAGTCAAAAATAGTGTTCTTTTCAACCATTGCTCACAAGAGGATTCCATGATCAACTCAATTTGGAATACCCTGGATTAAATAAACGTGACTTAACCCAGGATTTCTCAAACTAGTTTGACCATGGAACTCTTTTATCTTCATAATATCAATTACCAATACTTTGGAAAGCACCATCTAGAATTTTTGAAAGCTGGTAAGCCAAGGACAAATACATTTACTCAGGTTTTTAACTGTTCCAATGATTAAGTGCACTAACTCGGATTTAAAGAGGGTTGCTGTTCATTCTCCAAACAAGTTTTAATTGTATAATTTTGGAATAATACACTTTGAAAGATTGAGCACTGACTATAAAACAGACTCCCTAAAAGCAAAATTGAGGGTGAGCTCTGATTTGATGATTGTAGGAGGTTAACACTTGACACTTTGCTCTTTCCAATCAGGCAGCAGTGAAGGCCGTGGTGGCCTCTTCTCGGCTGGGAAGTGCCAGCAGCAGCCACAGCAGCATCCAGGAGGGCCATAAGGCCAGCCGAGACCCATCCCCAACCCAAGATGGCAATGAGGACATCAAACGTGCTCCCGAAGGAGAGAAAGTTCCAGGAGATGGGGCCCAAGTGGCAGTTGAGGGGGCAGAGGCTGAGCCGATGAAGGTGCAGCCTGTAGAGGAAGCTAAAGATGCAAATATACATGCTACCGAGGCCACTGAGATAGTTCCCGAAGCAGTGGAAGATGTGAAAAAGGTGGCTGAGCCAGAAATAGAGGACGGGGACCTAATGGTGGAGAAGCTAAAGACTGTGGAAGAAGCCGCAGCCCCCAAAGAAGGGCAAGAAAACCCTGATCTGGGACTTGGAGTTCAACAGCAGGATGTGATCCTGCCGGAATACTAAATCGGCTTCCTTCAGATCTGGAATCCAAATCCAGGCATTTTGTGCACTTGGTCCTTCAGCaagaaagatctgaaagcatGATATTCACTATAGTGATTCTGTTTTtgaggtgaaaaaaaaatacatatatatcagTTGGCAATCCTAACTTCAATGCATGTGACTgctttatgaaaataatattgtCTTCTATGGCATGTAATGGGTACCTAATACTGATGGGTTAAATTTGAAATTTCAAGTACACAAAacataacatttaaaaacagGTACATTTTCAAATACCAGTGGCAGCACATTTGAAGTGAATAGTAACAAATTGTTTTTGCTCTGAAAACCTAGCCATCCTACATCCTTTTGATTTTTAGCTCAGGGCAGTAATGTTCAGCTAATGCTAGGCAGGGCTTAAAGATGAGTTCCCACAGCATTCACAACATTTTACTTTCCATCCTTAATGTGTTCAAACTGTTTATAAGAAAATGGTTATAGATTAGAAacattacaaagaaagaaaaacattccacTCATAATGGTAAGAAATTGAGGCATACATTTAAGGGCGATGAAACAACCTGCCCCTAAAGCTTGTGTGGAGAATGCCTTATTTTTTTATCTGCTATGTATACTATATTAATAATAaccaaaaatgttatttcataagATTCTGCCATTTTATAATCCTGGAGAAAGTAGTTACAAAGTCATGCTGAGGAATGTACTCCTCCAATAAGATGTCCCTCTGATGGAGAAAActtagggagagaaaaagaaatatagggAAGAAAAGCAGATACGGTAGTGAGACTTAGACAAAAGAAGATTGACCTCTTGTCACTTTTGAGGTAAAATGGTATGTATTCTTGAGTTTGTACAACTTTATAGACGGAAACATTTTTAGTGGTCACAAagtttcaaatatttagaaaaatatcttCCAACAGGCTGGTGCCAAAAGGTCTGAATAGAGTgggaataatatttcatgataaGAATATTGACTTTA from Choloepus didactylus isolate mChoDid1 chromosome 13, mChoDid1.pri, whole genome shotgun sequence includes:
- the CAMK4 gene encoding calcium/calmodulin-dependent protein kinase type IV isoform X2, giving the protein MKTVCGTPGYCAPEILRGCAYGPEVDMWSVGIITYILLCGFEPFYDERGDQFMFRRILNCEYYFISPWWDEVSLNAKDLVRKLIVLDPKKRLTTFQALQHPWVTGKAANFVHMDTAQKKLQEFNARRKLKAAVKAVVASSRLGSASSSHSSIQEGHKASRDPSPTQDGNEDIKRAPEGEKVPGDGAQVAVEGAEAEPMKVQPVEEAKDANIHATEATEIVPEAVEDVKKVAEPEIEDGDLMVEKLKTVEEAAAPKEGQENPDLGLGVQQQDVILPEY